From Leopardus geoffroyi isolate Oge1 chromosome B4, O.geoffroyi_Oge1_pat1.0, whole genome shotgun sequence, a single genomic window includes:
- the HDAC10 gene encoding polyamine deacetylase HDAC10 isoform X1 has product MGQHGPRAGPQASRQPSSRQAALRGGVLGAGSESEEVGKSGPGSPPVGLLPCLDSACSCPGSLPVVPAPGSCKEGTGSAFTCPARVAQSDHGCAMRTALVYHEDMTAARLLWEDPECEIERPERLTTALERLRQWGLEQRCLQVAAREASEAELGLVHSPEYVSLLRGTQTLSTRELQALCGQYDAVYFHPSTFHCARLAVGAALQLVDAVLTGAVHNGLALVRPPGHHSQRAAANGFCVFNNVAIAAKYAKRRHGLHRILIVDWDVHHGQGIQYIFEDDPSVLYFSWHRYEHGRFWPYLRESDADAVGQGQGRGFTVNLPWNQVGMGNADYVAAFLHVLLPVAFEFDPELVLISAGFDSAIGDPEGQMRATPECFSHLTQLLQVLAGGRVCAVLEGGYHLESLSQSVCMVVKALLGDPALPLSGPMEPHRSALESIQSVRAAQAPHWKSLRQQGSTPILNPSTYSLERRASPVSPGGPKFKAAEAQASAALSSLLDQLHLNPTLPVRTAVALTAPDAALVLPADVLRQEGSAPQEETRAWARLHEALAQDKALTALGKVLHLLNGILDGQVSSGMAATPEPAAAPTLDVVIRRSLSHGARRLLCVAVGQLDRPADLADDGRNLWLNIRGKEAAAPSMFQVSVPLPGTTGGFVSCVLALVLPLAYGFQPDLVLVALGPAHGLQAPQAALLASLLRGPAGGRVLVLLEQVSRAGGGCAGGGGGGRWGATRDLLLPPLLPAQGSTSQLAGILARVLQGQAPPGLGPFSMASPEDTQALIYLRGQLEAEWKMLQVAAPQVP; this is encoded by the exons ATGGGGCAGCACGGCCCCCGGGCCGGGCCCCAGGCGTCTCGCCAGCCCAGCTCCCGTCAGGCCGCGCTTCGGGGCGGGGTTTTGGGCGCTGGGTCAGAGTCTGAGGAAGTGGGGAAATCTGGCCCTGGGAGCCCCCCTGTcggcctccttccctgcctggattcTGCATGTTCCTGCCCAGGCTCCCTGCCGGTCGTCCCAGCTCCCGGGAGCTGCAAGGAAGGGACAGGCAGTGCATTCACCTGCCCAGCCAGGGTGGCCCAAAGTGACCACGGCTGTGCCATGAGGACTGCGCTGGTGTACCACGAGGACATGACAGCGGCCCGGCTGCTCTGGGAAGA CCCTGAGTGTGAGATCGAGCGTCCGGAGCGCCTGACTACAGCCCTGGAGCGCCTGCGGCAGTGGGGCCTGGAGCAGAGGTGTCTACAGGTGGCAGCCCGAGAGGCCTCCGAGGCAGAGCTGGGCCTGGTACACAG CCCAGAGTATGTGTCCTTGTTGCGAGGAACCCAGACCTTGAGCACCAGGGAACTACAGGCGCTGTGTGGACAATACGACGCTGTCTATTTCCATCCG AGTACCTTCCACTGTGCCCGGCTGGCCGTGGGGGCTGCGCTGCAGCTGGTGGATGCCGTGCTGACGGGGGCTGTGCACAACGGGCTCGCCCTGGTGAG ACCTCCTGGGCATCACAGCCAGAGAGCCGCTGCCAATGGATTCTGCGTGTTCAACAATGTGGCCATAGCAGCCAAATACGCCAAGCGGAGACACGGGCTGCACAG GATCCTCATTGTCGACTGGGATGTCCACCATGGTCAGGGCATCCAGTATATCTTTGAGGATGACCCCAG CGTCCTCTACTTTTCCTGGCACCGCTATGAGCATGGGCGCTTTTGGCCCTACCTTCGAGAATCGGATGCGGATGCtgttgggcaggggcagggccgtGGCTTCACTGTCAACCTGCCCTGGAATCAG GTCGGGATGGGAAATGCTGACTACGTGGCCGCCTTCCTCCACGTGCTGCTCCCCGTGGCCTTTGAG TTTGACCCTGAGCTGGTGCTCATCTCAGCAGGATTTGACTCTGCAATCGGGGATCCTGAG GGGCAGATGCGGGCCACGCCGGAGTGCTTCTCCCACCTCACGCAGCTGCTGCAGGTGCTGGCCGGCGGCCGAGTCTGTGCTGTGCTGGAG ggAGGCTACCACCTGGAGTCGCTGTCCCAGTCCGTGTGCATGGTGGTGAAGGCGCTGCTGGGTGACCCTGCCTTGCCCCTGTCGGGGCCCATGGAGCCTCATCGCAG TGCCCTGGAATCCATCCAGAGTGTCCGGGCTGCCCAGGCCCCTCATTGGAAGAGCCTCCGGCAGCAAG GGTCGACCCCCATACTGAATCCCAGCACCTACTCCCTGGAGCGGAGAGCCTCACCTGTATCTCCCGGGGGACCCAAATTCAAGGCAGCAGAGGCGCAGGCCTCGGCCGCACTGAGTTCCCTCCTAGACCAGCTGCACCTCAACCCCACACTGCCTGTCCGCACGGCTGTTGCCCTGACTGCACCGGATGCCGCTCTGGTCCTACCCGCCGACGTCCTCCGTCAGGAGGGGTCAGCCCCACAGGAGGAGACACGGGCCTGGGCCAG GCTACACGAGGCCCTGGCCCAGGACAAGGCTCTCACTGCACTTGGGAAGGTCCTGCACCTCTTGAATGGGATCCTGGATGGGCAG GTGAGCAGTGGCATGGCAGCAACCCCGGAGCCCGCCGCGGCTCCCACCCTGGATGTGGTCATTCGGCGCAGCTTGTCCCACGGAGCGCGGAG GCTTCTCTGTGTGGCTGTGGGACAGCTGGATCGGCCCGCAGACCTTGCCGACGACGG GAGGAATCTGTGGCTGAACATCAGAGGCAAGGAAGCGGCCGCCCCATCCATGTTCCAGGTCTCCGTGCCACTGCCAGGG ACTACTGGTGGGTTCGTGAGCTGCGTTCTGGCCCTTGTGCTGCCCCTGGCCTATGGCTTCCAGCCTGACCTCGTGTTGGTGGCGCTGGGGCCAGCCCACGGCCTGCAGGCCCCCCAAGCCGCACTCCTGGCTTCTCTGCTGCGGGGGCCGGCGGGGGGCCGAGTCTTGGTCCTGCTGGAGCAGGTGAGCCGGGCAGGGGGCGgatgtgctgggggtgggggtgggggcaggtggggagcgACCAGGGACTTGCTGCTTCCACCTCTGCTCCCGGCCCAGGGATCCACATCCCAGCTTGCAGGGATCCTGGCCCGGGTGTTGCAGGGACAGGCGCCCCCCGGCCTGGGTCCCTTCTCCATGGCCTCCCCAGAGGACACACAGGCCCTGATATACCTGAGAGGGCAGCTGGAAGCAGAGTGGAAGATGCTGCAGGTGGCCG CTCCTCAAGTGCCGTGA
- the HDAC10 gene encoding polyamine deacetylase HDAC10 isoform X3 yields the protein MGQHGPRAGPQASRQPSSRQAALRGGVLGAGSESEEVGKSGPGSPPVGLLPCLDSACSCPGSLPVVPAPGSCKEGTGSAFTCPARVAQSDHGCAMRTALVYHEDMTAARLLWEDPECEIERPERLTTALERLRQWGLEQRCLQVAAREASEAELGLVHSPEYVSLLRGTQTLSTRELQALCGQYDAVYFHPSTFHCARLAVGAALQLVDAVLTGAVHNGLALVRPPGHHSQRAAANGFCVFNNVAIAAKYAKRRHGLHRILIVDWDVHHGQGIQYIFEDDPSVLYFSWHRYEHGRFWPYLRESDADAVGQGQGRGFTVNLPWNQFDPELVLISAGFDSAIGDPEGQMRATPECFSHLTQLLQVLAGGRVCAVLEGGYHLESLSQSVCMVVKALLGDPALPLSGPMEPHRSALESIQSVRAAQAPHWKSLRQQGSTPILNPSTYSLERRASPVSPGGPKFKAAEAQASAALSSLLDQLHLNPTLPVRTAVALTAPDAALVLPADVLRQEGSAPQEETRAWARLHEALAQDKALTALGKVLHLLNGILDGQVSSGMAATPEPAAAPTLDVVIRRSLSHGARRLLCVAVGQLDRPADLADDGRNLWLNIRGKEAAAPSMFQVSVPLPGTTGGFVSCVLALVLPLAYGFQPDLVLVALGPAHGLQAPQAALLASLLRGPAGGRVLVLLEQGSTSQLAGILARVLQGQAPPGLGPFSMASPEDTQALIYLRGQLEAEWKMLQVAAPQVP from the exons ATGGGGCAGCACGGCCCCCGGGCCGGGCCCCAGGCGTCTCGCCAGCCCAGCTCCCGTCAGGCCGCGCTTCGGGGCGGGGTTTTGGGCGCTGGGTCAGAGTCTGAGGAAGTGGGGAAATCTGGCCCTGGGAGCCCCCCTGTcggcctccttccctgcctggattcTGCATGTTCCTGCCCAGGCTCCCTGCCGGTCGTCCCAGCTCCCGGGAGCTGCAAGGAAGGGACAGGCAGTGCATTCACCTGCCCAGCCAGGGTGGCCCAAAGTGACCACGGCTGTGCCATGAGGACTGCGCTGGTGTACCACGAGGACATGACAGCGGCCCGGCTGCTCTGGGAAGA CCCTGAGTGTGAGATCGAGCGTCCGGAGCGCCTGACTACAGCCCTGGAGCGCCTGCGGCAGTGGGGCCTGGAGCAGAGGTGTCTACAGGTGGCAGCCCGAGAGGCCTCCGAGGCAGAGCTGGGCCTGGTACACAG CCCAGAGTATGTGTCCTTGTTGCGAGGAACCCAGACCTTGAGCACCAGGGAACTACAGGCGCTGTGTGGACAATACGACGCTGTCTATTTCCATCCG AGTACCTTCCACTGTGCCCGGCTGGCCGTGGGGGCTGCGCTGCAGCTGGTGGATGCCGTGCTGACGGGGGCTGTGCACAACGGGCTCGCCCTGGTGAG ACCTCCTGGGCATCACAGCCAGAGAGCCGCTGCCAATGGATTCTGCGTGTTCAACAATGTGGCCATAGCAGCCAAATACGCCAAGCGGAGACACGGGCTGCACAG GATCCTCATTGTCGACTGGGATGTCCACCATGGTCAGGGCATCCAGTATATCTTTGAGGATGACCCCAG CGTCCTCTACTTTTCCTGGCACCGCTATGAGCATGGGCGCTTTTGGCCCTACCTTCGAGAATCGGATGCGGATGCtgttgggcaggggcagggccgtGGCTTCACTGTCAACCTGCCCTGGAATCAG TTTGACCCTGAGCTGGTGCTCATCTCAGCAGGATTTGACTCTGCAATCGGGGATCCTGAG GGGCAGATGCGGGCCACGCCGGAGTGCTTCTCCCACCTCACGCAGCTGCTGCAGGTGCTGGCCGGCGGCCGAGTCTGTGCTGTGCTGGAG ggAGGCTACCACCTGGAGTCGCTGTCCCAGTCCGTGTGCATGGTGGTGAAGGCGCTGCTGGGTGACCCTGCCTTGCCCCTGTCGGGGCCCATGGAGCCTCATCGCAG TGCCCTGGAATCCATCCAGAGTGTCCGGGCTGCCCAGGCCCCTCATTGGAAGAGCCTCCGGCAGCAAG GGTCGACCCCCATACTGAATCCCAGCACCTACTCCCTGGAGCGGAGAGCCTCACCTGTATCTCCCGGGGGACCCAAATTCAAGGCAGCAGAGGCGCAGGCCTCGGCCGCACTGAGTTCCCTCCTAGACCAGCTGCACCTCAACCCCACACTGCCTGTCCGCACGGCTGTTGCCCTGACTGCACCGGATGCCGCTCTGGTCCTACCCGCCGACGTCCTCCGTCAGGAGGGGTCAGCCCCACAGGAGGAGACACGGGCCTGGGCCAG GCTACACGAGGCCCTGGCCCAGGACAAGGCTCTCACTGCACTTGGGAAGGTCCTGCACCTCTTGAATGGGATCCTGGATGGGCAG GTGAGCAGTGGCATGGCAGCAACCCCGGAGCCCGCCGCGGCTCCCACCCTGGATGTGGTCATTCGGCGCAGCTTGTCCCACGGAGCGCGGAG GCTTCTCTGTGTGGCTGTGGGACAGCTGGATCGGCCCGCAGACCTTGCCGACGACGG GAGGAATCTGTGGCTGAACATCAGAGGCAAGGAAGCGGCCGCCCCATCCATGTTCCAGGTCTCCGTGCCACTGCCAGGG ACTACTGGTGGGTTCGTGAGCTGCGTTCTGGCCCTTGTGCTGCCCCTGGCCTATGGCTTCCAGCCTGACCTCGTGTTGGTGGCGCTGGGGCCAGCCCACGGCCTGCAGGCCCCCCAAGCCGCACTCCTGGCTTCTCTGCTGCGGGGGCCGGCGGGGGGCCGAGTCTTGGTCCTGCTGGAGCAG GGATCCACATCCCAGCTTGCAGGGATCCTGGCCCGGGTGTTGCAGGGACAGGCGCCCCCCGGCCTGGGTCCCTTCTCCATGGCCTCCCCAGAGGACACACAGGCCCTGATATACCTGAGAGGGCAGCTGGAAGCAGAGTGGAAGATGCTGCAGGTGGCCG CTCCTCAAGTGCCGTGA
- the HDAC10 gene encoding polyamine deacetylase HDAC10 isoform X6 translates to MGQHGPRAGPQASRQPSSRQAALRGGVLGAGSESEEVGKSGPGSPPVGLLPCLDSACSCPGSLPVVPAPGSCKEGTGSAFTCPARVAQSDHGCAMRTALVYHEDMTAARLLWEDPECEIERPERLTTALERLRQWGLEQRCLQVAAREASEAELGLVHSPEYVSLLRGTQTLSTRELQALCGQYDAVYFHPSTFHCARLAVGAALQLVDAVLTGAVHNGLALVRPPGHHSQRAAANGFCVFNNVAIAAKYAKRRHGLHRILIVDWDVHHGQGIQYIFEDDPSVLYFSWHRYEHGRFWPYLRESDADAVGQGQGRGFTVNLPWNQVGMGNADYVAAFLHVLLPVAFEFDPELVLISAGFDSAIGDPEGQMRATPECFSHLTQLLQVLAGGRVCAVLEGGYHLESLSQSVCMVVKALLGDPALPLSGPMEPHRSALESIQSVRAAQAPHWKSLRQQGSTPILNPSTYSLERRASPVSPGGPKFKAAEAQASAALSSLLDQLHLNPTLPVRTAVALTAPDAALVLPADVLRQEGSAPQEETRAWARLHEALAQDKALTALGKVLHLLNGILDGQVSSGMAATPEPAAAPTLDVVIRRSLSHGARRLLCVAVGQLDRPADLADDGSPPPPLLWSGLWRANSSSPPARARSSLLTPRACLLYPAHPPRVFALPWKEESVAEHQRQGSGRPIHVPGLRATARDYWWVRELRSGPCAAPGLWLPA, encoded by the exons ATGGGGCAGCACGGCCCCCGGGCCGGGCCCCAGGCGTCTCGCCAGCCCAGCTCCCGTCAGGCCGCGCTTCGGGGCGGGGTTTTGGGCGCTGGGTCAGAGTCTGAGGAAGTGGGGAAATCTGGCCCTGGGAGCCCCCCTGTcggcctccttccctgcctggattcTGCATGTTCCTGCCCAGGCTCCCTGCCGGTCGTCCCAGCTCCCGGGAGCTGCAAGGAAGGGACAGGCAGTGCATTCACCTGCCCAGCCAGGGTGGCCCAAAGTGACCACGGCTGTGCCATGAGGACTGCGCTGGTGTACCACGAGGACATGACAGCGGCCCGGCTGCTCTGGGAAGA CCCTGAGTGTGAGATCGAGCGTCCGGAGCGCCTGACTACAGCCCTGGAGCGCCTGCGGCAGTGGGGCCTGGAGCAGAGGTGTCTACAGGTGGCAGCCCGAGAGGCCTCCGAGGCAGAGCTGGGCCTGGTACACAG CCCAGAGTATGTGTCCTTGTTGCGAGGAACCCAGACCTTGAGCACCAGGGAACTACAGGCGCTGTGTGGACAATACGACGCTGTCTATTTCCATCCG AGTACCTTCCACTGTGCCCGGCTGGCCGTGGGGGCTGCGCTGCAGCTGGTGGATGCCGTGCTGACGGGGGCTGTGCACAACGGGCTCGCCCTGGTGAG ACCTCCTGGGCATCACAGCCAGAGAGCCGCTGCCAATGGATTCTGCGTGTTCAACAATGTGGCCATAGCAGCCAAATACGCCAAGCGGAGACACGGGCTGCACAG GATCCTCATTGTCGACTGGGATGTCCACCATGGTCAGGGCATCCAGTATATCTTTGAGGATGACCCCAG CGTCCTCTACTTTTCCTGGCACCGCTATGAGCATGGGCGCTTTTGGCCCTACCTTCGAGAATCGGATGCGGATGCtgttgggcaggggcagggccgtGGCTTCACTGTCAACCTGCCCTGGAATCAG GTCGGGATGGGAAATGCTGACTACGTGGCCGCCTTCCTCCACGTGCTGCTCCCCGTGGCCTTTGAG TTTGACCCTGAGCTGGTGCTCATCTCAGCAGGATTTGACTCTGCAATCGGGGATCCTGAG GGGCAGATGCGGGCCACGCCGGAGTGCTTCTCCCACCTCACGCAGCTGCTGCAGGTGCTGGCCGGCGGCCGAGTCTGTGCTGTGCTGGAG ggAGGCTACCACCTGGAGTCGCTGTCCCAGTCCGTGTGCATGGTGGTGAAGGCGCTGCTGGGTGACCCTGCCTTGCCCCTGTCGGGGCCCATGGAGCCTCATCGCAG TGCCCTGGAATCCATCCAGAGTGTCCGGGCTGCCCAGGCCCCTCATTGGAAGAGCCTCCGGCAGCAAG GGTCGACCCCCATACTGAATCCCAGCACCTACTCCCTGGAGCGGAGAGCCTCACCTGTATCTCCCGGGGGACCCAAATTCAAGGCAGCAGAGGCGCAGGCCTCGGCCGCACTGAGTTCCCTCCTAGACCAGCTGCACCTCAACCCCACACTGCCTGTCCGCACGGCTGTTGCCCTGACTGCACCGGATGCCGCTCTGGTCCTACCCGCCGACGTCCTCCGTCAGGAGGGGTCAGCCCCACAGGAGGAGACACGGGCCTGGGCCAG GCTACACGAGGCCCTGGCCCAGGACAAGGCTCTCACTGCACTTGGGAAGGTCCTGCACCTCTTGAATGGGATCCTGGATGGGCAG GTGAGCAGTGGCATGGCAGCAACCCCGGAGCCCGCCGCGGCTCCCACCCTGGATGTGGTCATTCGGCGCAGCTTGTCCCACGGAGCGCGGAG GCTTCTCTGTGTGGCTGTGGGACAGCTGGATCGGCCCGCAGACCTTGCCGACGACGG gtcTCCTCCACCTCCCCTTCTGTGGTCTGGGCTCTGGAGGGCAAACAGCAGCTCACCCCCCGCGCGTGC TCGCTCTTCCCTGCTCACCCCCCGCGCGTGCTTGCTCTATCCTGCTCACCCCCCGCGCGTGTTCGCTCTTCCCTGGAAGGAGGAATCTGTGGCTGAACATCAGAGGCAAGGAAGCGGCCGCCCCATCCATGTTCCAGGTCTCCGTGCCACTGCCAGGG ACTACTGGTGGGTTCGTGAGCTGCGTTCTGGCCCTTGTGCTGCCCCTGGCCTATGGCTTCCAGCCTGA